The region GACACGATCGTCATCGACCGCCGGGCGACCGGCTGCCGGCACGCCGTCTGGTACAGCGCGGTCGCCGGGCTGGCGCAGTCGCGCGTCACCCAGCACGACAAGGACGCGCTACGAGTCGAGGCCCGATGAGCGGCACATCCGCCGGCGAACGCCTGGGCGCCGGACGTTACATCGCGTCCGCCGCGGAACCGGCCGCCACCCGCACCTCCGCCCACGAGCTGGGCACCGCCGACGGCGCCACCGTCACCGGCGTGCTGCGTACCGTCCCCGGCGCGGCGACCGTGGTCTGCCTCATGCATCCGCGCCAGGACTTCACCCATCACGTCCTGGTCCCCGAACTGCTCATGCGCGGCTTCGCCGTCTGGACGCAGGGCACCCGCTCGCCGAACAACGACCTGTCGCTGCTCCATGAGCAGGCCGTCCTTGACATGGCCGCCGGCCAGACGTTCCTGCGCGAGCGCGGCTACGGGCATGTCGTCACCCTGGGCCACTCCGGCGGCGGCACGCTCGCCGCGCTGTACCACCAGCAGGCGGGCCTCGCCCCGGCGGCGCGGATCTCCTCGACGCCGGCCGGGCGCCCGGTGGACCTCGCCGGCGCGAGCCTGCCGCCGCCGGACGGCGCGGTCTTCATGGCTCCCCACCCGGGCCAGGGCGCGCTGCTCCAGCGGCTGATCGACCCCTCGGTCACCGATGAACCCGACCCGATGTCGATCGACCCGGCCCTGGACCCGTACAGCCCGGACAACGGCTTCGCCGCCGCTCCGGACAGCTCCGGCTACAGCGCCGGCTTCATCGAGCGCTACCGCGCGGCCCAGGCGGCGCGCGTCGCGCGTATCGACGCACACGCCCGCGAACTGGTGCGCGCGGCCTCGGCCCACCGCCGGGCGGCCAAGGCGTCCGGCACCGCGGCGGACCGCCGCCGGGCGCTGGCCCCGCGCATCGTGACCGTCTACCGCACCGACGCGGACCTGCGCTGCGTCGACCGGTCGATCGACCCGAACGAACGCCCTTACGGATCGCTCTTCGGGCGGCGGCCCGACCTCACCAACTACGGCCTGGTCGGCTTCGGGCGCCTCTCCACGCCGGACGCCTGGCTGTCCACCTGGTCGGCGAACACCACCAACGCCGACTTCGTCCGCTGCGCGCCCGGCGTCACCGCGCCCACCCTGCTGGTCGAACTCACCGGCGACCAGGCGTGCTTCCCCGCGGACGCGGAGCGCATGCTCCAGGCACTCGCGAGCGACGACCTCACCCACCGCGTCGTCCAGGGCACGCACTTCGGCGGACCGATCGGGCCCGGCAAGCCCACCGGAAGCAGCCTCGCCGCCACCGAGATCGGGCGGTGGCTGGCCGAACGGCATCCGGTCGGCCGGACGTCCTCCTGACCCCCGGTGCGCACCGTGGTCCCGGTGCGCACCGCCGCGTGGCGGACGTGCGCACCGTGCGGCCTCAGCTCAGCCACCAGACGGACAGTCCGCCCAGGAAGAAGAGCAGGCAGACGGCGAGATTGGTGCGCCAGTACGCGACGAAGATCGCGACGAACTCACGGATCACCGCGCTGGGCCAGAAATACGCGGCCGTGGGGGACCCCACAACGTGCCCTCTTATTCCCACCCGGCGCGAGATCATCGCGGCACGGAAGACGTGGTAGTTGTTCGTCACGACCACACACCGGTAGCCGGAGTTCGCCTTCTCCATGATGGATTTGCTGAACCGCAGATTCTCCTCGGTGTTCGTCGAGCGGTCCTCGCGGTCGATCAGCGCGGCCGGGAAGCCGCGTGCGACGAGATAGTCGGCCATCGCGTGCGACTCCGGTATCTTCTCGTCGGGACCCTGGCCGCCGGAGGCCAGCAGCACCGGCCGCCTGCCGCGCACCGCGAGCTTCCTGTGCACCGCCCGCGCCCGTTCCAGACGGCTGGCCAGCAGCGGTGACACGTCGGTCCCGCCGATGAGGCCCGAGCCGAGCACCACCACGTAGTCGGCCCTGCGGCGGATGTGAAGGCGCCCGTAGAGAAAGCCGTAGACGATGAAGCAGACGAAGAGGAAGGCGATGTAGCCGGCCACGGCGACGGCTGTCCCCGCGGCCACCGTCAGCGTGTGGTCGCGCAGCACCGAGGCGGTGATGAACAGCGCGACGAGAGTCGCCAGCGCGATCCCCGCGAGCAGGGACAGCAGATTGGCGAGGCTCCTGCCCTCCTTGCTCACCATGGTCACACCGTTGGTGATCAGCAGCCACGACAGGGCGACGACGCCCAGCCCCGCGAGCACGAGCAGCGCGATGGTGAGGTCTTTGCCCAGCGTCTCATGCGCCCTGATGAGTTCGAGAAGCCATGCGGCCGACGCGAAGGTGAGGGAGAGTCCCAGGAGAACGGCGTTGCTGAAGCGGCGCGGCTCGCGGAGCACTCCGACACAGAACACGAGAAAGAGCAAGAACGCCGGAGCGTAGGCCAACATGCCCACATATTAGGGTCTGCGCCGGAAAGCCCCTGCCGCCGGCTCCCCCGCCGCCCGCGGCCTCCGGCACCGCCACCCGCGCCGGACCGGCACCGCACCGCCCGGCCCCGGCGCAACCGGGTTCACCCCGGCTCGGCTCAACCCGGCTCGGCTCAACCCGGCCCGACGCGGCTCGGCCTTCGGCCCGGCTCCGCTTCGCGGAGAATCCACCCCGGGCGGAATACATGATCCACTGTCGGCGCTGTCCTGGAACATGACTTCTCTGCGCAGACTCGGCTCCTCCGACCTCGAGGTCTTCCCGCTCGCCCTCGGCGGCAACGTCTTCGGCTGGACCGCCGACGAGGAAGCCTCCTTCGCCGTGCTGGACGCCTACGCGGCCGCCGGCGGCAACTTCGTCGACACCGCCGACTCCTACTCCGCCTGGATCGAGGGCAACAAGGGCGGCGAGTCGGAGACGATCATCGGCAAGTGGGTCAAGGCCCGCGGCAACCGCTCCGACGTCGTCATCGCGACCAAGGTCAGCCAGCACCCGGACTACAAGGGCCTGTCCGCGGCCACCGTCAAGGCCGCCGCCGACGCCTCGCTGCGCCGCCTGGACACCGACCACATCGACCTCTACTACACGCACTTCGACGACCTCGACGTGCCGGTCGAGGAGATCATCGGCGCCCTGGACGAGCTGGTGAAGGCCGGCAAGGTCCGGCAGATCGCCGCCTCCAACATCACCCCCGAGCGGCTCCGCGCCTCGCTGGACTTCTCCGACCGCGAGGGCCTGGCCCGCTACGTGGCCCTCCAGCCGCACTACAACCTGGTCTCCCGCGACACCTACGAGGGCGAGCTCCAGGACCTCGCCGCGAGCGAGGGCCTCGCCGCCGTCCCGTACTTCGCCCTCGCGTCGGGATTCCTCACCGGCAAGTACCGCCCCGGCACCACCGTCGACAGCGCCCGTGCCGGCGCGGTCGCCAAGCACCTGGAGTCCGAGCGCGGCCGGCGGGTCCTCGCGGCCCTGGACGAGGTCGCCGCCGCCCACGAGGCCCCCGTCGCCACGGTCGCCCTCGCCTGGCTGGCCGCCCGGCCGACGGTCGCCACCCCCATCGCCTCGGCCCGCACGGCCGACCAGCTCCCGGCGCTGCTGGGCGTCGCGGAGCTGACCTTGAAGGACGAGGAAGTGGACCGCCTGACGCAGGCCTCGGCCTGACACCTCCCGCTCCACCCCGGCGGCGCCGCACCCCGGCCGCCCGGGACGCGGGGCCTCCCGCGCGGGAGCCGGCCCGGGGCGCGGGAGGCCCTGCGTCCCGCGCCGGCTCCCGTGCGGGACCGGCCGCCTTCCGGCGCCCCGGTCAGCCGACCTTGTTGACGGCGGTGTCGTCGGCGTCGAGCCGCCGCCCGTCCGCGGAGCGGACCTCCAGCGCGCGCAAGGGGCGTCCCTGCCTGCGGTCGACCATCTCCGAGTGCGGCTCGCCGGGGGCGAAGAGGTTCTGTTCGCCCCACTGCCGCAGCGCGACGATGACGGGGAAGAGGCCCTGGCCCTTCGGCGTCAGTACGTACTCCTGGTAGGCGCTGCCGTCCGAGGCGGGGACGGTGTCGAGGACCCCGGCGGCGACCAGGGAGCGCAGGCGCGCGGCAAGGATGTTCTTCGCCACGCCGAGGCCGCGCTGGAATTCCCCGAAGCGGCGGCTGCCGTCGAAGGCGTCCCGCACGATCAGCAGCGACCACCAGTCGCCGATCGTGTCGACCGATCGCGCGACGGGA is a window of Streptomyces sp. NBC_01477 DNA encoding:
- a CDS encoding winged helix-turn-helix transcriptional regulator, with protein sequence MVERTRFNDSDCPVARSVDTIGDWWSLLIVRDAFDGSRRFGEFQRGLGVAKNILAARLRSLVAAGVLDTVPASDGSAYQEYVLTPKGQGLFPVIVALRQWGEQNLFAPGEPHSEMVDRRQGRPLRALEVRSADGRRLDADDTAVNKVG
- a CDS encoding YdcF family protein yields the protein MLAYAPAFLLFLVFCVGVLREPRRFSNAVLLGLSLTFASAAWLLELIRAHETLGKDLTIALLVLAGLGVVALSWLLITNGVTMVSKEGRSLANLLSLLAGIALATLVALFITASVLRDHTLTVAAGTAVAVAGYIAFLFVCFIVYGFLYGRLHIRRRADYVVVLGSGLIGGTDVSPLLASRLERARAVHRKLAVRGRRPVLLASGGQGPDEKIPESHAMADYLVARGFPAALIDREDRSTNTEENLRFSKSIMEKANSGYRCVVVTNNYHVFRAAMISRRVGIRGHVVGSPTAAYFWPSAVIREFVAIFVAYWRTNLAVCLLFFLGGLSVWWLS
- a CDS encoding aldo/keto reductase; amino-acid sequence: MTSLRRLGSSDLEVFPLALGGNVFGWTADEEASFAVLDAYAAAGGNFVDTADSYSAWIEGNKGGESETIIGKWVKARGNRSDVVIATKVSQHPDYKGLSAATVKAAADASLRRLDTDHIDLYYTHFDDLDVPVEEIIGALDELVKAGKVRQIAASNITPERLRASLDFSDREGLARYVALQPHYNLVSRDTYEGELQDLAASEGLAAVPYFALASGFLTGKYRPGTTVDSARAGAVAKHLESERGRRVLAALDEVAAAHEAPVATVALAWLAARPTVATPIASARTADQLPALLGVAELTLKDEEVDRLTQASA